The genomic window CGCTCGTCCCTCTGGGCGCCCGACTTCCTCGGCGGCACCGGGCGCAGCCGCGACGGGCGGGTGATGGACGGGCCGTTCGCCGCGTCCACCGGGAACTGGCCGATCCATGTGCGCGTCGACGGCCGCACCTATCTGCGGCGGTCCCTCGGGGGCGCGGTACGGCAGTTGCCGACCCGGGCCGAGGTGGATTCCGTGCTCGCGATGTCCACGTACGACATGGCGCCCTGGAACAGCGCCTCGGACGGCTTCCGCAATCATCTGGAGGGCTGGCGGGGCGTGAACCTCCACAACCGGGTGCATGTGTGGGTGGGCGGCCAGATGGGCACCGGGGTCTCCCCCAACGATCCGGTCTTCTGGCTCCATCACGCGTTCGTCGACAAGCTGTGGGCCGACTGGCGGCGCCTGCACCCGGGATCCCCGTACGCGCCGGCCGCCGGGACACCGAACGTGGTCGATCTCGACGAGCCCATGAAGCCGTGGAACGACACGACCCCGGCTGCGCTGCTGGACCACACCGCGCACTACACGTTCGACGCGGCCTGATCACGTTGATCCACGGGGCCCCCGCGGTCGGTGATCATCTCGGCCGGGCCGCGGTAGCGGCCGCGCCCTGCCTGCGCGTGCCGGCTTCCGCCGCGTCAAGGCAGTCGCCCGCCCCGCTTCGATGTGAGCGAGGTCCGGCCCTACGCCCTGATCGGCGTCTCGGCGCCGGCCGCCGACACCGAGCGGGAGGCCCGGCGTCAGGTCCGGCCGACCAGGCTGATGACGCTCGGCCTGCGCGGCGGCAGCCCCGGCCTGTCCCCAGCCCGGAGCAGGCGGAGATCATCCGAGCGGAACGGTGCCGCCGCACCTCCGGCGCGGGGACCGATCGCCGACCTCCCCGGTAATCGACCAGTGCCCGTTGCCGAGATTGTTCAGCGCACCGGAGGGCCTACTGGACAATCCACCGGCCGCCAAAACTCGGTCTCAGCCCGGTGATGCCTCCCATCACCGGCACCCCCGCCGCGGCCCCAGGCCCTTCCCCCTGGCCTGGGGCCGCCCGGTGCGCAGCCGCGCACGCAGCACCTCAACACCATCGATCGGGGAAGAGACCTCCATTGCGAAACAGGCACGGGAACCAGCACAGACTGAGGACACGAGGCAAGGCAGCCGCGTACGGCGGCGCGGTCGCACTGACCATGGTCGTCGGGCTGACCGCCACCCTCCAGGCGACCGGAGCGCCGAGCGCGGCGGCCGAACCCCGCAGCGCCCTGTCGGCCACGGCACGCATCACGCTGGTCACCGGTGACACCGTCGACGTGGATCGCGGCGGCCGCGTGGTCGGTGTGGAGATGGGGAAGGGCCGTTCGCGCACCGGCTACGTGACGCGCCACATCGGCGGGCACACCCATGTCGTCCCGGTGGACGCGATCAAACTGCTGAACAGCGGCAGACTGGACCGTCGGCTGTTCGACATCACGCAGCTGGTCAAGGACGGCTACGACGACGAGCACCAGAAGCGTCTCCCGCTGATCGTGTCGTACAGGGGTGGCCAGGACCAGCGGGCCGACGCCGAACAGGCGCTGGCCGCGGCGGACGCCGACGTGGAGCGCCGACTGCCCGCCGTGCGCGGCCAGTCACTCGTCACCGACAAACAGGACGCCCCTCAGGTCTGGAAGGCACTCACGAACGCCGACAGCCGGGCCGAGGGCGCGGTGACCACGGCTCCGGGAGTGGATCGGGTCTGGCTCGACGCCAGGGTCAGGGCCGTTCCGCGGACCGCCGCGGACGCACCCGCCGACGGCACCGGTCCGACGCGGATCGGCGCCCCGGACGCGTGGAGGGCCGGCTGGACCGGCAA from Streptomyces sp. DSM 40750 includes these protein-coding regions:
- the melC2 gene encoding tyrosinase MelC2; the encoded protein is MTIRKNQATLTADEKRRFVDTLIALKRSGRYDEFVTTHNAFILGDTDNGERTGHRSPSFLPWHRRFLLEFERALQSVDPTVALPYWDWTVDRTPRSSLWAPDFLGGTGRSRDGRVMDGPFAASTGNWPIHVRVDGRTYLRRSLGGAVRQLPTRAEVDSVLAMSTYDMAPWNSASDGFRNHLEGWRGVNLHNRVHVWVGGQMGTGVSPNDPVFWLHHAFVDKLWADWRRLHPGSPYAPAAGTPNVVDLDEPMKPWNDTTPAALLDHTAHYTFDAA